From a region of the Triticum aestivum cultivar Chinese Spring chromosome 7D, IWGSC CS RefSeq v2.1, whole genome shotgun sequence genome:
- the LOC123166344 gene encoding scopoletin glucosyltransferase-like produces the protein MAITATTDGAAAPTHAANGTGNQAGRDHVVVFPFMAKGHTLPLLHFATALTEHQKNLRITVVVTPANLAFARSRLPASVRLAVLPFPSLPPLPSGVESTDTLPGPDLYPTFLRATALLREPFAELMASLPAPPLVLVSDFFLGFTHRVAADAGVRRIVFHGMSCFSMAACKSLITSPPPSGASFHLSRMPEHVRITAADVPDTIAKIRDAEDPVTRFLIDDIGESDARSWGVLVNSFAMLDEDYVSAFISFYQPDARAWLVGPLFLAAGDVPERVGEQDPEGCLAWLDEMAERSESVIYVSFGTQAHVSDEQLDELARGLVQSGHPFLWAVRSGTWSPPVDAGPHGRIVRGWIPQRSVLAHPAVGGFVSHCGWNSVMESLAAGKPVLAWPQMAEQHLNAHHVTHIIGAGVRITAAGGVGAVVDRAEVERKVRRLMDAGDADGQKMRAKAAWAQKAARSAVSDGGTSRVALLKLVVELQGTYCDVIKDHS, from the coding sequence ATGGCCATCACCGCCACCACCGACGGTGCCGCTGCGCCCACCCATGCCGCGAACGGCACGGGCAACCAGGCCGGCCGCGACCACGTGGTCGTGTTCCCGTTCATGGCCAAGGGCCACACCCTCCCACTGCTTCACTTCGCCACGGCGCTCACCGAGCACCAAAAGAACCTCCGCATCACCGTGGTCGTCACGCCCGCCAACCTCGCCTTCGCCCGCAGCCGCCTCCCGGCGTCGGTGCGCCTCGCCGTTCTCCCGTTCCCGTCGCTGCCGCCGCTACCATCCGGCGTGGAGTCCACGGACACCCTGCCTGGCCCGGACCTCTACCCGACGTTCCTGCGCGCCACGGCGCTCCTGCGGGAGCCCTTCGCGGAGCTCATGGCGTCGCTCCCGGCCCCGCCGCTCGTGCTCGTCTCCGACTTCTTCCTCGGGTTCACGCACCGCGTCGCGGCCGACGCAGGCGTCCGCCGCATCGTGTTCCACGGCATGTCCTGCTTCTCGATGGCAGCCTGCAAGTCGCTCATCACGAGCCCGCCGCCGTCCGGCGCCAGTTTCCACTTGTCCCGTATGCCGGAACACGTAAGGATCACGGCGGCGGATGTCCCGGACACGATCGCCAAGATCAGGGACGCCGAGGATCCAGTGACTCGGTTCCTTATCGATGACATCGGCGAGTCCGACGCGCGCAGCTGGGGCGTCCTGGTCAACAGCTTCGCCATGTTGGATGAGGACTACGTATCGGCCTTCATCTCGTTCTACCAGCCGGACGCGCGAGCCTGGCTGGTAGGCCCTCtgtttctcgccgccggcgacgtgCCGGAGCGCGTGGGGGAGCAGGACCCCGAGGGGTGCCTCGCCTGGCTCGACGAGATGGCGGAGCGGTCGGAGTCGGTGATCTACGTGTCGTTCGGCACGCAGGCCCATGTCTCCGACGAGCAGCTCGACGAGCTGGCGCGCGGGCTGGTGCAGTCCGGCCACCCCTTCCTCTGGGCCGTCCGGTCCGGCACGTGGTCGCCGCCGGTGGACGCGGGGCCGCACGGAAGGATCGTCCGCGGGTGGATCCCCCAGAGGAGTGTGCTAGCTCACCCCGCGGTGGGAGGGTTCGTGAGCCACTGCGGGTGGAACTCGGTGATGGAGAGCCTGGCGGCGGGGAAGCCCGTCCTGGCGTGGCCACAGATGGCCGAGCAGCACCTGAACGCGCACCACGTCACGCACATCATCGGCGCCGGGGTCAGGATAACGGCCGCCGGAGGCGTGGGAGCCGTGGTGGACAGGGCGGAGGTGGAGCGCAAGGTAAGGAGGCTGATGGACGCCGGCGACGCGGACGGGCAGAAAATGCGAGCGAAAGCGGCCTGGGCTCAGAAGGCGGCGAGGTCAGCGGTGAGCGACGGTGGCACCTCACGTGTCGCGTTGCTGAAGCTGGTGGTTGAGCTGCAGGGGACCTACTGTGACGTCATCAAGGATCACTCGTAA
- the LOC123164341 gene encoding uncharacterized protein isoform X1 codes for MGCVIFQFIPVLDLGQVVSTNPSVKSISARLVLLAGRPLSCPTRLDGTQTVAVLLVLPLPPWFLSVTSPSPSPPQSLLVSVFSSSCPKLGFVEFLARSAPSANTSSFAFCFCWICSLCEYYFFCFLFLLDLLIFTLFVLTKVLLYGSLWCLQDLPIGGVSLMTDCRCSISSFSGMVCPVCRCPGAPCVPFLRADEVPEVFDVVVDEDCFRRMVLAVLPDCFVLILIFEWSTSLAQQLYQNCSNSALIAAILNAHDFHRNDHNSLYFVPGQHMRYNRNMDPIIKGKGGVWSDCHLPCNYQKQLVLQK; via the exons ATGGGATGCGTCATATTTCAGTTTATTCCCGTTTTAGATTTGGGCCAAGTAGTATCGACTAACCCGTCAGTCAAATCGATTTCTGCTCGGCTCGTGCTCCTCGCGGGGCGCCCGTTAAGCTGCCCGACCCGTTTGGATGGAACGCAGACCGTCGCTGTTCTTCTCGTCTTACCCCTTCCTCCTTGGTTTCTGTCAGTCacttccccctccccctctccgCCCCAGTCTCTCTTGGTCTCTGTCTTCTCCTCTTCCTGCCCCAAGCTAGGGTTCGTGGAGTTTCTTGCTAGATCTGCTCCCTCTGCGAATACTTCTTCTTTTGCTTTTTGTTTTTGCTGGATCTGCTCCCTCTGCGAATACTACTtcttttgctttttgtttctgCTAGATCTGCTCATTTTCACTTTGTTTGTGCTTACTAAGGTGCTTCTCTATGGTTCACTATGGTGTTTGCAGGATTTACCAATCGGGGGAGTTTCGTTGATGACGGATTGCCGTTGCTCCATCTCCTCTTTTTCAG GCATGGTTTGCCCTGTTTGTCGTTGTCCAGGTGCTCCTTGCGTACCATTTCTGCGAGCGGATGAAGTCCCTGAAGTTTTCGATGTTGTCGTTGACGAGGATTGCTTCAGAAGGATG GTCCTTGCAGTTCTCCCCGATTGCTTTGTGCTAATTCTTATTTTTGAGTGGTCAACAAGTCTTGCTCAACAACTGTATCAAAATTGTTCCAACTCTGCTCTAATAGCTGCAATTCTGAACGCTCATGATTTCCACCGAAATGACCACAACTCACTGTATTTTGTTCCAG GTCAACACATGAGATACAACAGGAATATGGACCCTATAATTAAAGGAAAAGGGGGTGTGTGGTCAGATTGTCATTTACCTTGCAATTACCAGAAGCAGCTTGTTCTCcag AAATAA
- the LOC123164341 gene encoding uncharacterized protein isoform X2 has protein sequence MGCVIFQFIPVLDLGQVVSTNPSVKSISARLVLLAGRPLSCPTRLDGTQTVAVLLVLPLPPWFLSVTSPSPSPPQSLLVSVFSSSCPKLGFVEFLARSAPSANTSSFAFCFCWICSLCEYYFFCFLFLLDLLIFTLFVLTKVLLYGSLWCLQDLPIGGVSLMTDCRCSISSFSGMVCPVCRCPGAPCVPFLRADEVPEVFDVVVDEDCFRRMVLAVLPDCFVLILIFEWSTSLAQQLYQNCSNSALIAAILNAHDFHRNDHNSLYFVPGNLPLHHFHSVHY, from the exons ATGGGATGCGTCATATTTCAGTTTATTCCCGTTTTAGATTTGGGCCAAGTAGTATCGACTAACCCGTCAGTCAAATCGATTTCTGCTCGGCTCGTGCTCCTCGCGGGGCGCCCGTTAAGCTGCCCGACCCGTTTGGATGGAACGCAGACCGTCGCTGTTCTTCTCGTCTTACCCCTTCCTCCTTGGTTTCTGTCAGTCacttccccctccccctctccgCCCCAGTCTCTCTTGGTCTCTGTCTTCTCCTCTTCCTGCCCCAAGCTAGGGTTCGTGGAGTTTCTTGCTAGATCTGCTCCCTCTGCGAATACTTCTTCTTTTGCTTTTTGTTTTTGCTGGATCTGCTCCCTCTGCGAATACTACTtcttttgctttttgtttctgCTAGATCTGCTCATTTTCACTTTGTTTGTGCTTACTAAGGTGCTTCTCTATGGTTCACTATGGTGTTTGCAGGATTTACCAATCGGGGGAGTTTCGTTGATGACGGATTGCCGTTGCTCCATCTCCTCTTTTTCAG GCATGGTTTGCCCTGTTTGTCGTTGTCCAGGTGCTCCTTGCGTACCATTTCTGCGAGCGGATGAAGTCCCTGAAGTTTTCGATGTTGTCGTTGACGAGGATTGCTTCAGAAGGATG GTCCTTGCAGTTCTCCCCGATTGCTTTGTGCTAATTCTTATTTTTGAGTGGTCAACAAGTCTTGCTCAACAACTGTATCAAAATTGTTCCAACTCTGCTCTAATAGCTGCAATTCTGAACGCTCATGATTTCCACCGAAATGACCACAACTCACTGTATTTTGTTCCAGGTAATCTTCCTCTGCATCACTTTCATTCTGTTCACTACTGA
- the LOC123164341 gene encoding uncharacterized protein isoform X4, translated as MTDCRCSISSFSGMVCPVCRCPGAPCVPFLRADEVPEVFDVVVDEDCFRRMVLAVLPDCFVLILIFEWSTSLAQQLYQNCSNSALIAAILNAHDFHRNDHNSLYFVPGQHMRYNRNMDPIIKGKGGVWSDCHLPCNYQKQLVLQK; from the exons ATGACGGATTGCCGTTGCTCCATCTCCTCTTTTTCAG GCATGGTTTGCCCTGTTTGTCGTTGTCCAGGTGCTCCTTGCGTACCATTTCTGCGAGCGGATGAAGTCCCTGAAGTTTTCGATGTTGTCGTTGACGAGGATTGCTTCAGAAGGATG GTCCTTGCAGTTCTCCCCGATTGCTTTGTGCTAATTCTTATTTTTGAGTGGTCAACAAGTCTTGCTCAACAACTGTATCAAAATTGTTCCAACTCTGCTCTAATAGCTGCAATTCTGAACGCTCATGATTTCCACCGAAATGACCACAACTCACTGTATTTTGTTCCAG GTCAACACATGAGATACAACAGGAATATGGACCCTATAATTAAAGGAAAAGGGGGTGTGTGGTCAGATTGTCATTTACCTTGCAATTACCAGAAGCAGCTTGTTCTCcag AAATAA
- the LOC123164341 gene encoding uncharacterized protein isoform X3 translates to MGCVIFQFIPVLDLGQVVSTNPSVKSISARLVLLAGRPLSCPTRLDGTQTVAVLLVLPLPPWFLSVTSPSPSPPQSLLVSVFSSSCPKLGFVEFLARSAPSANTSSFAFCFCWICSLCEYYFFCFLFLLDLLIFTLFVLTKVLLYGSLWCLQDLPIGGVSLMTDCRCSISSFSGMVCPVCRCPGAPCVPFLRADEVPEVFDVVVDEDCFRRMVLAVLPDCFVLILIFEWSTSLAQQLYQNCSNSALIAAILNAHDFHRNDHNSLYFVPVLLFLYPIALSK, encoded by the exons ATGGGATGCGTCATATTTCAGTTTATTCCCGTTTTAGATTTGGGCCAAGTAGTATCGACTAACCCGTCAGTCAAATCGATTTCTGCTCGGCTCGTGCTCCTCGCGGGGCGCCCGTTAAGCTGCCCGACCCGTTTGGATGGAACGCAGACCGTCGCTGTTCTTCTCGTCTTACCCCTTCCTCCTTGGTTTCTGTCAGTCacttccccctccccctctccgCCCCAGTCTCTCTTGGTCTCTGTCTTCTCCTCTTCCTGCCCCAAGCTAGGGTTCGTGGAGTTTCTTGCTAGATCTGCTCCCTCTGCGAATACTTCTTCTTTTGCTTTTTGTTTTTGCTGGATCTGCTCCCTCTGCGAATACTACTtcttttgctttttgtttctgCTAGATCTGCTCATTTTCACTTTGTTTGTGCTTACTAAGGTGCTTCTCTATGGTTCACTATGGTGTTTGCAGGATTTACCAATCGGGGGAGTTTCGTTGATGACGGATTGCCGTTGCTCCATCTCCTCTTTTTCAG GCATGGTTTGCCCTGTTTGTCGTTGTCCAGGTGCTCCTTGCGTACCATTTCTGCGAGCGGATGAAGTCCCTGAAGTTTTCGATGTTGTCGTTGACGAGGATTGCTTCAGAAGGATG GTCCTTGCAGTTCTCCCCGATTGCTTTGTGCTAATTCTTATTTTTGAGTGGTCAACAAGTCTTGCTCAACAACTGTATCAAAATTGTTCCAACTCTGCTCTAATAGCTGCAATTCTGAACGCTCATGATTTCCACCGAAATGACCACAACTCACTGTATTTTGTTCCAG TGTTGCTGTTCTTGTACCCCATAGCTTTGTCCAAGTAG